A single window of Oerskovia paurometabola DNA harbors:
- a CDS encoding ABC transporter substrate-binding protein, translating to MSSTRTLTTARGTRTSRATAWLLVPALAAVLAVGGCAGGTSVADEPPGSSAEAGTRTVETAFGKVDVPADPQRVVALEGGTGPLLEAGIVPVATADGDYADSYLPEEFEQVADLPIVMGADGWDYEKIASLRPDLIVGFVRGGKEEELSAEKKADFDKLSQIAPTVLIRATGSATVKDASVEIASALGAGTEAEATKAEYEARVAEIKETYGDVIAANTFAGLDSFEEITVYSQISWIGGILTDIGAPLPEVVAEEKTENGAFLSYEQLGQVADATVVLTEQTVDGQPGPGAEELAAASTYQSLPAVTAGHAYGIRYFFADRYSLALDVLDQLEVVLKDLQG from the coding sequence ATGTCCAGCACCCGAACCCTCACCACCGCGCGTGGCACCCGGACCTCCCGCGCCACCGCCTGGCTGCTCGTCCCGGCCCTCGCCGCGGTCCTCGCCGTGGGCGGGTGCGCGGGCGGCACGTCGGTGGCCGACGAGCCGCCCGGGTCCTCGGCCGAGGCCGGCACCCGCACGGTCGAGACCGCGTTCGGGAAGGTCGACGTCCCCGCGGACCCGCAGCGCGTCGTCGCGCTCGAGGGCGGCACGGGGCCGCTCCTCGAGGCGGGCATCGTGCCCGTCGCGACCGCGGACGGCGACTACGCCGACTCGTACCTGCCCGAGGAGTTCGAGCAGGTCGCGGACCTGCCGATCGTCATGGGCGCGGACGGCTGGGACTACGAGAAGATCGCTTCGCTGAGACCCGACCTCATCGTCGGGTTCGTGCGCGGCGGCAAGGAGGAAGAGCTCAGCGCCGAGAAGAAGGCCGACTTCGACAAGCTCTCCCAGATCGCCCCGACGGTCCTCATCCGTGCGACGGGCTCGGCGACCGTCAAGGACGCGTCGGTCGAGATCGCGTCGGCGCTCGGCGCCGGTACGGAGGCCGAGGCGACCAAGGCCGAGTACGAGGCCCGCGTCGCGGAGATCAAGGAGACCTACGGCGACGTCATCGCCGCCAACACGTTCGCGGGGCTCGACTCGTTCGAGGAGATCACGGTCTACTCGCAGATCTCGTGGATCGGCGGCATCCTCACCGACATCGGTGCGCCGCTGCCGGAGGTCGTGGCCGAGGAGAAGACCGAGAACGGCGCGTTCCTGTCCTACGAGCAGCTCGGCCAGGTCGCGGACGCGACCGTCGTGCTGACCGAGCAGACGGTCGACGGCCAGCCCGGACCCGGCGCCGAGGAGCTCGCGGCCGCCTCGACCTACCAGTCGCTGCCGGCAGTGACCGCAGGGCACGCGTACGGCATCCGCTACTTCTTCGCGGACCGCTACAGCCTGGCGCTCGACGTCCTCGACCAGCTCGAGGTCGTGCTCAAGGACCTCCAGGGCTGA
- a CDS encoding phosphopantetheine-binding protein, with amino-acid sequence MTHPTPTPITREQALADVVDVLGAGGSAAHEIGLDDDLTDHGLDSVRLMALLERWRAAGRPVEFAQVAVEPTLRGCLRALGVAA; translated from the coding sequence ATGACGCACCCGACCCCGACACCCATCACGCGCGAGCAGGCCCTCGCGGACGTCGTCGACGTCCTGGGCGCGGGCGGCTCGGCCGCCCACGAGATCGGGCTCGACGACGACCTGACCGACCACGGGCTGGACTCGGTGCGGCTCATGGCCCTGCTCGAGCGCTGGCGCGCCGCGGGGCGGCCCGTCGAGTTCGCCCAGGTCGCGGTCGAGCCCACGCTGCGCGGCTGCCTGCGCGCGCTGGGCGTCGCCGCCTGA
- a CDS encoding ABC transporter ATP-binding protein, with product MSLTTTDLRVGYGKRDVLQGVDLEILQGELTVVVGPNGCGKSTLLLSLARILRPTAGTVELDGLAVTSMPPREVARRLAFLPQSPIGPDGIRVRDLVARGRHPHQGFLRALSAEDHRVIDEVLLATDTLDLSTRRVSELSGGQRQRVWIAMALAQETSLLLLDEPTTFLDIAHQIDVLDTCARLHDEGRTVVAVLHDLNLAVRYATQLVLMKDGAVVAQGRPAEVLDADVVRHVFGIRAHVMTDPEGWPLVVPVRSDVLARRPPARTGALRATGGTA from the coding sequence ATGAGCCTCACGACGACCGACCTGCGCGTCGGCTACGGCAAGCGCGACGTGCTCCAGGGCGTCGACCTCGAGATCCTCCAGGGCGAGCTCACGGTCGTCGTCGGGCCCAACGGCTGCGGCAAGTCGACCCTGCTGCTGTCCCTCGCCCGCATCCTGCGCCCCACGGCCGGGACCGTCGAGCTCGACGGGCTGGCCGTGACGTCGATGCCCCCGCGCGAGGTCGCCAGGCGGCTCGCCTTCCTGCCGCAGTCGCCGATCGGCCCCGACGGCATCCGGGTGCGCGACCTCGTGGCCCGTGGCCGCCACCCGCATCAGGGCTTCCTGCGCGCGCTGTCCGCCGAGGACCACCGGGTGATCGACGAGGTGCTCCTCGCGACCGACACGCTCGACCTGTCGACCCGGCGCGTGAGCGAGCTGTCGGGCGGGCAGCGTCAGCGCGTGTGGATCGCCATGGCCCTCGCCCAGGAGACCTCGCTGCTGCTGCTCGACGAGCCCACGACGTTCCTCGACATCGCGCACCAGATCGACGTCCTCGACACGTGCGCGCGCCTGCACGACGAGGGCCGCACGGTCGTCGCGGTCCTGCACGACCTCAACCTCGCCGTCCGGTACGCGACCCAGCTCGTCCTCATGAAGGACGGCGCGGTCGTGGCCCAGGGACGCCCCGCGGAGGTCCTGGACGCCGACGTCGTCCGGCACGTGTTCGGGATCCGCGCCCACGTCATGACCGACCCCGAGGGCTGGCCGCTCGTGGTCCCCGTCCGCTCCGACGTCCTGGCCAGGCGTCCGCCCGCGCGCACCGGCGCGCTCCGCGCCACCGGAGGAACCGCATGA
- a CDS encoding lysine N(6)-hydroxylase/L-ornithine N(5)-oxygenase family protein, protein MSNPSRTQDPRRPGHDVDVDLLGLGFGPSNMALAIAIEEHNASGRAPLRAVFHERQATSRWHHGMLFEDAHMQVAFAKDLVTLRNPTSDYSFLAFLHEQGRLVDFLNRGSFAPLRVEFAAYLRWAAARLAGFTRYGSSVESVTPVRDGGRVVAFDVTVAGEHGQSRTRARDVVVAAGLQPRLPAGVVESGRVWHNQRYLDRIALVDHDVRRAVVVGAGQSAAEIMLDLYDRFPGAEVRSVARRYGFSPSDSTPYANSVFDPGTVDVFYDAPPAGRAQLMAHHRNTNYSVVAEDTIRALHEHEYRDRWLGRERLHWHRCAEVLDVRDASDGPVALTLAENLTGTTTVLDADLVVLATGYRPLDPATLLGGTTDLLGRDADGALDLHRDHRARLTEPADAGLYLVGQSEHSHGLSSTLLSTLGVRAGEVLASVLARRAAPAVRADAVAVR, encoded by the coding sequence ATGAGCAACCCGTCCCGCACGCAGGACCCCCGCCGCCCCGGGCACGACGTCGACGTCGACCTCCTGGGACTCGGCTTCGGGCCGTCCAACATGGCGCTCGCGATCGCGATCGAGGAGCACAACGCGAGCGGCCGTGCACCGCTGCGCGCGGTCTTCCACGAGCGCCAGGCCACGTCGCGCTGGCACCACGGGATGCTCTTCGAGGACGCCCACATGCAGGTCGCGTTCGCCAAGGACCTCGTGACGCTGCGCAACCCCACGAGCGACTACTCGTTCCTCGCGTTCCTGCACGAGCAGGGCCGCCTCGTCGACTTTCTCAACCGGGGCAGCTTCGCGCCGTTGCGCGTCGAGTTCGCGGCGTACCTGCGCTGGGCAGCGGCCCGCCTGGCGGGGTTCACGCGCTACGGCTCGTCGGTCGAGTCCGTGACGCCCGTGCGCGACGGCGGGCGGGTCGTCGCGTTCGACGTCACGGTCGCGGGCGAGCACGGCCAGAGCAGGACCAGGGCCCGCGACGTCGTCGTGGCCGCGGGCCTGCAGCCCCGTCTCCCGGCGGGCGTCGTCGAGTCCGGTCGGGTCTGGCACAACCAGCGCTACCTCGACCGCATCGCGCTCGTCGACCACGACGTGCGGCGCGCCGTGGTCGTGGGCGCGGGGCAGAGCGCGGCCGAGATCATGCTCGACCTCTACGACCGGTTCCCCGGCGCCGAGGTCCGCTCGGTGGCGCGCCGCTACGGCTTCTCGCCCTCGGACTCGACGCCCTACGCCAACTCGGTGTTCGACCCGGGCACGGTCGACGTCTTCTACGACGCCCCGCCCGCCGGGCGCGCGCAGCTCATGGCGCACCACCGCAACACCAACTACTCGGTCGTCGCCGAGGACACCATCCGCGCGCTGCACGAGCACGAGTACCGCGACCGGTGGCTCGGCCGGGAGCGCCTGCACTGGCACCGGTGCGCCGAGGTGCTCGACGTGCGGGACGCATCGGACGGCCCGGTGGCCCTGACGCTCGCCGAGAACCTCACGGGGACGACGACCGTCCTCGACGCGGACCTGGTCGTGCTCGCCACGGGCTACCGGCCCCTGGACCCGGCGACCCTGCTCGGCGGCACGACCGACCTGCTCGGTCGCGACGCCGACGGGGCCCTGGACCTGCACCGCGACCACCGTGCACGGCTCACCGAGCCCGCTGACGCCGGGCTCTACCTCGTGGGGCAGTCCGAGCACTCGCACGGTCTCAGCTCGACCCTGCTGTCCACGCTGGGCGTCCGCGCCGGAGAGGTGCTCGCGTCGGTCCTGGCCCGCCGAGCTGCGCCCGCCGTCCGTGCCGACGCGGTGGCCGTCCGATGA